A single window of Pyxicephalus adspersus chromosome 10, UCB_Pads_2.0, whole genome shotgun sequence DNA harbors:
- the LOC140339512 gene encoding protein NDNF-like: MGSIKTHGIHWSVLLTVLAGCMCHSNIRTSDNYRRDFFNPYHSLILPDGRETTVYLLKDITKRYYFSLQENSSHFSITVTPCDVPIEWSILQYRASHAFHGKAAEKYRSFDDLKARSYYKTVSILFHYKGNSVENYVGTSLYSSIFVLEFLSTERDTHISVYLTTDLAHGNLFPELPGDPRIDISSIDHNSVSLVWKPSPSATKQKDNIQYCILVNEKHNYKSLCAADTAIRSANRKWPKLPSYPISQYLDDHYRVMLLSNRDISVIHRSNNIDVRQMCIGNKNTHTVSNLSSNTQYYFDVFVVNLLTNASAAYTGTFSKTLVEPKPKVMPLKDGKIVQIKFDGTKQKVYSFQYQATNKKVQFTIQTCRGQIRVQLSRNGKLLVSETIQSLRHITFKGKLMDTYLAVFKSSDVTPNSSAMIQASSHIHKTLFPFLPASLKIKSFNKLRTCDSITIAWLGTQERNMYCVYKKKIQENEIWRETTNVDQCLGPESRPRSEKVLCKYFHDINVQKAVTTETISGLEKGTPYLFDVYLLGSSGILVRYQSKVVKTRKTC, from the exons GTATAAAAACACATGGAATTCATTGGAGCGTTCTCCTAACTGTTCTGGCTGGGTGCATGTGCCATTCCAATATAAGAACATCTGACAACTATCGAAGAGACTTTTTCAACCCCTACCACTCACTTATTCTGCCAGATGGCAGGGAAACCACAGTCTACTTATTGAAAGATATTACTAAAAG GTACTATTTTTCGTTGCAAGAAAACAGTTCTCACTTCTCCATCACTGTGACTCCATGTGATGTACCTATTGAATGGAGTATTCTACAGTACAGGGCATCACATGCATTCCATGGGAAAGCAGCAG aaaaatacaGATCGTTCGATGACCTAAAAGCTCGATCCTACTACAAGACTGTATCTATACTCTTCCATTATAAAGGAAACTCAGTTGAAAACTACGTTGGTACATCTTTATATTCTTCAATTTTTGTCCTGGAATTTCTCTCAACTGAGAGAGATACTCACATCTCCGTATATCTCACAACAGACTTGGCACATGGTAACCTATTTCCTGAGCTTCCAGGAGATCCTCGGATTGACATCAGCTCTATCGACCACAACTCTGTTTCACTTGTCTGGAAACCAAGCCCGTCTgccacaaagcagaaggataacATCCAATATTGCATTCTTGTCAATGAAAAGCATAACTACAAAAGTCTGTGTGCTGCCGACACTGCGATAAGATCTGCAAACAGAAAATGGCCAAAGTTACCAAGTTACCCCATTTCACAATATCTTGATGACCATTATCGGGTAATGCTCCTTTCAAACCGAGATATTAGTGTTATTCACAGATCCAACAATATAGATGTTAGGCAAATGTGCATtggaaataaaaacacacacacagtttcCAATCTGAGCTCCAACACTCAGTACTACTTTGATGTATTTGTTGTCAATCTTCTAACAAATGCTAGTGCTGCTTACACAGGCACCTTTTCAAAAACCTTGGTGGAGCCCAAACCTAAGGTTATGCCTCTGAAAGATGGTAAAATCGTTCAAATAAAATTTGATGGAACAAAGCAAAAGGTTTACAGCTTTCAGTATCAGGCAACCAATAAAAAAGTTCAGTTCACAATACAGACATGTAGAGGCCAAATACGAGTTCAACTATCAAGAAATGGTAAGTTGCTGGTATCAGAAACCATTCAGAGCTTAAGACAtataacatttaaaggaaaattgaTGGATACATACTTGGCTGTTTTCAAGTCATCAGATGTGACACCAAATTCCTCTGCTATGATCCAGGCGTCATCTCATATCCATAAGACCCTATTTCCATTTTTGCCAGCAAGTTTGAAGATAAAATCCTTCAACAAACTAAGAACTTGTGACTCTATAACGATTGCCTGGCTTGGAACACAGGAAAGGAACATGTACTGTGTCTACAAGAAGAAGATTCAGGAAAATGAAATTTGGAGAGAAACAACCAATGTTGACCAATGCTTAGGCCCAGAATCACGGCCAAGATCTGAAAAAGTTCTCTGCAAGTACTTTCATGATATCAATGTCCAAAAAGCAGTGACTACAGAAACAATTAGTGGTCTAGAGAAAGGTACTCCATACTTGTTTGATGTGTATCTTCTTGGATCCTCTGGAATATTGGTCAGATATCAAAGTAAAGTAGTTAAGACTAGGAAAACATgttga